GATTAAGCAACCTTTTTTCTGTAAATTTCTTTAAAAGCAGGGCGATCATTAGACTCGGGTAAGTACCGTTTTTCATTCTGCCATTGATCGTTCTGTTCGATCAGCATGGCCGCCGCAAGGCGAAGCAAACTATCGGCATTAGGGAATACGCCTACGACCTTTGTTCGCCTTTTTATTTCTTTCATTTGACGTTCAGCCAAATTTGAGGTTCGTAACTTCCTCCTGTGGTTTTCCGGGATATGAAATACGCTTAATCCCTCCCGGAGATTTTCATCAGCCCACTGGGCAAGACGGGGCTGGGTCTTCTCATACTTTTCTACCAGGCTCTGCAAGTACCTTTCGGCGTTCTGTTCATCTGGGGCATTGAAAACCTTGCGGATTTCCGCCGCTACCGCCGGGACATCGTCTTTCCTTGTCACGTAACCACGAGCATTTTGCTGCAAGTGAAATTGACACCGTTGCCACAAGATTCCAGGAAACACAGCATCGATAGCTGCTCGAAGACCCGCATGGTCATCACTGGTAATCATGGTCAGACCATGGAGCCCTCTACGAACCAGGCCTTCTAGAAACGATCGCCAATTTACCTCCGCTTCGCTATTGGCTACTTCTGTGCCCAAAATCTGACGTTTGCCTTCATAATCGACGCCTATGGCCATCAGTAGGGACTGTTTGACCACTTTCGAGCCTACACGCACTGATTCATATGTAGCGTCGAGCACGAGATACTGTATTTGTCCTACCGGCGAGGATCGCCAGGATGTTGCCTCTTCATCCAGCTCCTTCGCCAATCGACTTACCTGTGAGGAGCTCACCTCGGTGCCGCATAGGATTTCTACGATATCTGAAACCCGTCTAGTACTGACCCCTTTTACGTACATCTCGGCTATCGCAAGTTTTAAGGCTCGTTCACTCCGAATACCCTTTTCGATACAGCTGGGATAGAATTCCAGTCCGCGGACTTGAGGTATCTTGAGTAATACCTTCCCGGTAGCCAAAGCCAAGGTTTTGTTCTTAAACCCGTTGGCGTAGCCCATTCGATCTTCGGTCCGCTCATAGGGTTCGGCCTGAAGGGTTTTGGCTCGCTCAAGTTTCATTGCTTCGTTCACTACCTTTTCTATCACCTTAGAAAATTTACTGTCTTCCTTGGTGGCTAACATTTGGATCACTTGCTCTAAAAGTGTATACTCTGATTGGTAGGCCATCGGGCTCTCCTTATGGTTTGTTTCGTCACTTACCATTTGAGCCTGATCGGCCTGCTTTCTTCAACCTAATTTACAGAAAGAATTGTACACCAACACAGGAATGATGTCCGAGTATTCCAGGATTGAACAGACCTTCTCACCCTTGGCATTAACAGAAATAACCCGGTGGATAAAAGAAAATATCTGAGAGATTGCCTTTTAAAATGGGGGATTGTGAACGAGGGAGATTACGGCTCCATGATGATATCATCATCAAATTAGCCAGGATCCACAAGGTATCCACAGATATGATTCTCGGTTTTCAACCCACCTGACACCACCAGCGCAACCAGTGATGATTCAGTCGGACTACGAATTATTCGACGAGTCAAACGCATTGAACAGTTATCAGAATTCAAACAGAAAACTGTCCTGAGAATGATTGACGGATATGGTAAAGGCGAAACTGGAGAATAACTTCATTTATCCTGCTCCTAAAAAACACCAACAGGGTATCGAAATTAGCTTTTCTCATTCCGCTCGAATGCACGCTGTTATAGCTTTTGATTCTTGAATTCTCGGGTGTATACGTATTAATTTATTACAATGTAAAGACTTATGCTATAATAATGTATACGTTTTTTGCAGATGTATACGTATTAATTCTTTATGATGCGCGGTTTACTGCGTTTTACATACATTTACTTTATCTTGCCTTTCCAATTTAGGCACCCTTGTTTATTTCTTCAAGCATTTCCTTCCGTAAAAGGTCGTTCATCAAGGTTTGATACCCCTTCCCGTGACTCTTGAGCCACATCAACACGTCTACATCTATCCGCACAGTAATCTGCTGCTTCTTCGGTCGGTATACTTCCTGGAACTGTTTTGCTTCTGCGAAGTCCTCATCGCTCCATTCCTTGATTTCTGAGGTATCAATATCGCTATCAGGAAGCTTCGACAGCTTCTCAAGACGCTGTTTTTGTTCCTCTGTTAGTGGGCTAAACCCATGTATCGTTTTCATACCGTCGTTTCTCCTACGATGTTGCTTTCCGTGCCGATATTATACGTATTACCTCTTCGCCATTGCGGTTTCTCATGGCATACACTGCCAACACCAAAAGCTCCGTTCCTATGTGTCCCATAATCTGCCAGCGCGGTTCTTCTTCGTTGTAATCCACCCTGGTCACGGCAAAGGGATCGGCAAATACATATCTCGCATCCTCGAATGAGATGTGGTGTCTCGATTTATTTATCTCGTTCTTCTTCTCATCCCACTCAAAGATCATTCTATAATTATACTTTTGTATTTACATTTATGCAATTATACTTCCAAACTACAGGAACCTTACTATTCCTCGGCAGAGAGTACTGCTTCCGCCTGAATTTGAGAAAAGGTAGGAAAGGTAATAGCCAGCCCCAGTCCGGCCTTCGGACATCCCTGTCCGCTGGCCTATACCGAAAACGCGTTACGCGCGAGTCCGGCCTCCTGCCGGCTGTTCGTTCGGGCCCTTTGGGCCCTCACCGCGTAACGGGTTTTCGGCCTACTGGGGGAGGCCAATTGATACACTACAGGAGCTGTGCATCCTTCTCCACCGGTTGTGGCAGATAGGGAAGGATTAGGGGAATTGTGGTTCGAGCTCAAAGGAATTATTACAGCCGCTGGGATTCGCAAGAATCCCAAGGCCCCGCCGTAGGCGGATTGGTGGTCTAAAACAGCACCGGGAGCCCTGTTATAGGCTCCCGGTTTTTAGTTGCTTTTGGCAAGCCTAATGATCTCGCTTGAACTGCGCTCAGCTGTGAGCTGAGCGTCTGGTCAAAGCGCTTATTAGGCTTTGTAAATACTCACCTATGGGAGTATGCTAGATTCCTATGGGATGCTCGTGTCATACCTAAAAAAGGTTGATCTACCTGGTAGAACTTTCCATTCAAAGGTGAGACGCGCGCCTTTATTCTGCGTACCATCAAAAAAAGGAAGAATCTTCAACTCTTCTGGATATCCTGTCGTGTTATTGATGATCAACTCAAGTTGACATCCATAGAACTGCTTATATCCAAGTAGGTGTTCATTTCCATATTGGCTATTAAGGTCAAGAATTGTTAAAGGCCCAGAGATAGGTCTAGGATCTACTAATTTGCCGTCTTCCAAAACTAAGACAATCTCTGATGAGTCAGCTGCATCCAATTGCTCTATCTCTATTGAAAAACTATTTAATATCTCCAACCGTGGTTCTGCATATTCAATCTGGCTTATTTTTGTGTGTACTTGTTTCGTAGACTCAGTCGAAAAATTTTGAACTTCAACATTTTTGCTATCTGCCTCGCACCCTGATAAGAGGCTAACAAATAAAGCACATGACAAGACTGCTCTCCGATTAGCTCTTTTGATTTTCAATTTCTTTACTCTCCTAAAATGTACCGCCAGTTAAAGACAATATTCTTAACACTACCGGCCAATTTATCTAGTGCACCTTGATTTCTTTGCGTTATCGTACCACTGACAGAAGAAGGATGTATCTCAATCGCTTCAGGAGCATTCATGGTAAGGTGATCTATTTTTCCATTCCCTATAAATTTTGGACCATCAATGCTATCAGACCAATCAATACCTGCCTTCCAATCAAATGCGTTCATTGAGCCTATTTCTTCCTTACCCGGTAATACCAAATCTGGATCGTTCGCGATTTCATCTGCAGTACGATCCCTCAGACCAACACCGGATATTCTTTCAGCAGCGATTAATGGAGCCGAAGAACAATCTATCCCTTCACCCCCATCCATATCGGTACTTGGCTTTTCACCCCCGAGTGTATACACACCTCCAACAAAACTATCCATTACCTCAGCTAATCTCTCGTTTAGGTATGTTGGACTTCTTAGATCCCCATCCGTATCACGAAATTCATCCCCATTTATTCGATCGGCTTCTATATCAGCCAACCCAGTCGGATCCACAAACGTCAAAGGATTATTCCCCACAAAAGCAAACCAGTTCACTCCGTCTCTTGCCGGATCTTTTGACATAAACCTTCCGAGTTCCGGGCTGTACCACCTCGCATTCATGTACACAAGCGAAGTCAGCGGGTCATAATCCTTGCCCTGGTACTTAAGCTCCTCAGAATCAGCAAGCGCCCCGTCTTCAGAAACCTGGTCCCCGAAAGGTGTTGCTTCCCCGCTCCATACCACGGCGCCTGCTTCATCGGTCATCAACACCGTTGATCCCACATGGTCGGTGGAGTAGAAATACGTGATGCCGTCACTGGTGCGCCGAGCCAGATGCCGCCCGTTCCGCCAGACGTAGTAATCCGATCCGGTGCTTGCGTGTTCTTCTATCCGGTTGCCGTCAAGATCAAAGACAAAGTGTGTAATCTCGCCAGCGGAGGTCTTGCGGTACACCCGCAGGTTGTTTACGTCATAACCGTATTCAACCACGAGCTCAACAGCCGCGCTGTCGGCGTTATACTGGTACACCTTCGTAAGCCGGTTCAACAGATCATATTCGTACTTCCAGTACTCACCGGTTGCAGTAATACTTACCGTGTCCCCCGATTCAGTCCAGACATTCCCCTTCTCTAGTAGATTTCCGTTCTCATCATAATGGTAGGCCGTATTCCCTGCAACTTTTATTAAGTCGCTATCCGAATAGTACCGGTAGAACGTGCTTTCCATGGTGACCGCTAAGATACTTACCTGAGTACGATTACCATCGGGGGTATAGTTGTAGAACTCATTCCGTCCGCCAGAAAGGGCTATGACAGTAATCGAGTCGGCAGTAACGGACAACAAGGTACTTCCCGCAACCGCGTTTCCGTCTGCATCAAGCTTGTGCACCGTAGAATGGAGCTTCACGAATCGCGCGAATATCTACCTCAGATCATATGAGGGAATACGGGATATGAAGCGGGGTATCGCCACATATTTCAGGTTCTATAACAGCAAACGATTCCACCAATCGCTGGACTATGAAATACCAGATCTACGGTATGAATTGTTTCACATTCAAACGGCAGCAACGGCTGCATAGGAGCTGGATTCCACTTTATACTGAGCAGGAAACTGTTTGACAATTGGGCTCACTATATTGTGCCCATCCATCTGGTGTAGTTTTCCAGCGGTTACACGCCACGTGAAAGAAACTATTCTGTCCTTACCGGGTTACCCCCACCCTACCAGGCCCCGGGAGATTTCAGGTCGGAGTGTTGCCGGTTGTAGTACTCTATTGCTTTGCCCAGCTGCTCCAGGCAGATATCGCCGTACCGGGGTTCGAGCATGTGGATGGTATCCCGGCGGAGGCTGTTGTCACGCTGGAGCAGCAGGGGGAAGATGCTGTGGGTAGAAATGACCAGCTGGTATTTTTTGCATAGCTGACTGATTATATCGTCCCAGAACACCGATTGGGCGGCCATACCGATATGGTTGTCCACCTCGTCCAAGAGCAGGGTCGGCCGGGCATCCCGGGGAAGCTTGTAGGTAAGAAACCGCTCATCCATAAAATTGATGAGCTCGTTCACCAGGCCGATGCGCTGCTCCCCGGATGACCGCAGGTAGGCATGGCGCTCCAGGTAATCCTCGCTGATTAGGGACTTTCCGGTATCGGCGTAACAATCCTGGTAAAACACCGGTCTGCCGTCCCAAAGTATCCGGGCTGAATAGGGAGGTTCTTCCAGGGTGATTTGACGGCTGGGGGCCTTCTGCCCCGCTAGGGCGTCCAAATGAACCTGGTCGTCGGTTCCCGACCAGCCCCCCTGGCTGCAGCCCGCAGCCCTGGCCAGGGCATGCAGTATGGTCGTTTTGCCCGCGCCGTTGGGACCGTAGAGGACATTCAGCCGGGGATTTAGGGTAATGGTTTTCTTGCCGATTCCCCGGAGTTTAGTAGGATAGCCTCGGGTAAATGTAATAGACTCGATCATACCCCAGCCTCCGGGGGCTGCCCGGGGCGCCGGCTCCTGCCCTCCCCGGGGGACGAGGCTCCGTGGGACGGGGGAGCCTGGGGAGAATCATCTTCCTGTAAGTTTTCCCCTCCCGGGGGTTCCAGGCGCTTTTCTCCGGATAGGGCCTGGATGGGCCCGATGTTCTGGCTGCATTCCATGGTGCCCAGGTATCGCCCCTCCTCGTCCCGGAGGGCGTAGTATTCGATGAGGACCTTGGTACCCCCGGCATTCAGCCAGAACTGAACCTTGTCCTTCCTGCGGGATTTCAGGTCATCCACAATGCTCCGCACCCGGTGCATACTCCGGGGCGGGTGGCAATCCTCTACCTTCCGGCCGATGATGCCTGGACTACGGGGAAAGACGCGGTCCGGGGTGTCGGAGAAATACTGCACCCGGTCCTCGGAGTCGATGACCGTGATATCCACGGGCAAGGTCTTGAAAATTGCCTGGAGCTGTTGGGCTGTGAGGCTGCCCGTGGGAGTCCGGAACGGTCCGGGTGATTGCCCTCCGGTAGTTTCCCAACCGGCGGCGGTATGAGGCTCGGGGGTGGCGGGCCGGGTGGTTCCCGGAGACTGCCAGGTGAAGCCCGCCATCTGGTGGACCACGGGGAAGAGGATCCGCTCTTCCCGGTATATGAGAGACCGGGCATCCAGGATGAACCGGCCCAGGGTGGTATTTATGGCATGAAAATCACCCTGGTTTTTTAGTAAGCCCAGAACCTCGTTTCCCCAGCCAAGCACATCATCTTGGATGGTCCACATGAGCTGGACGCAGCGGTGGTGGTCCGGGGCGGTTTTCTCCAGGCGGGGAAAGACTTCGTTTTGCAGGGTTTGGTAGTGGTTTTTTAAGGGAGTCAGAGCGCTTTCCAGGGCCTGGATGAGCTCAGGGATTCCTGCACGGGTTCCACGGTTGGTTGCCCAGTCTTTTATAGCGGCGGAAACCCGAGCAAGATGGCTTTGGAGAGTACGATGGTCCCGGGATAGGGTGGCCAAGGGGCTCTCCGGGGGGTAGGCGGGAATGCCGGATTGTTCCAGGCCGGTGCCGCAGGCCCGAATGAATCGGGCAACCAGGGTTTTTAGGCCGAGAAGATCGGGCTCGGGTTTTGAAAGCTCCTGATCCACAATGCGGTGGATGACGGTATTGACTTCATAGGGGCCTGCCTGGGATAGATCATCCTGGAAGTCGTCAAAGTGGCTTCGGGTGTTCTTGCCCTGGCCCAGGCCCTGGGCGTAGGCTTCTAAGCGGCTGGTGAGGGTTTGGTTTTCCAGGTATTCGGCCATGTCGCTGCTCCTTTTCAATCACTAATGATAACACAGGAGCCGCACCCACGGCTCTCTCATTTGGGATCACCCCTGGCGGCGGTATACCAAAAAGGCCGGGGCAATGGCAGCTACCATTATTACCCCAGATGCCAGCAGCAGGGGCCCGAAGCCAAGGCCCGCGTCCAGGAACCAGCCGAAGATCATGGGTCCCAGGGCGGTTCCGAAGACCATGATAGCTGTAAAGACGGACCTGATGCCGCCAAGGTTTGCGGTGCCGTAGACCTCGGCGATGACCGCAGCCTTTATGGGGCCGCTGCTGCCCATGGAGACTCCGGCCAGAAAGAGGAAGCTCACGGCTGCCCAGGGTGCCTCACTGAGGGATAGGATGAGAAGTCCCAGGGTTATGGGGAGCAGGTGCAGGGGAAAGAGCCGCCGGGCGGTGAACCGGTCCACCAGGGGACCGCCCGCCAGACCGAAGACGAACCGGGAGACTGCGTAGCCGGTAAAGACCATGCTGTACCACTCCGGTGCCCAGCCACGGGCCTCGGCCAAGACCAATTGATAGAAAAAGACAGCGGTGATAATGAGGCTCTGCATCATGATGGAGGGGGCCATGGTCCAGAACCGGGCTTGGCCCAGGATGTGCCACTGGGCTCTGGAAGCGGATGAAGGAGCCGGGGCGGCGCTTGGGGTTTTCTGGGGTAATTCTACTGATGCAGGGACATTGGAATCACCCTGAACACTGAGACGGCTTGCATCCAGTTCCGCCATGGGTAAGAGGCGCAGGAGGGGAACCATGACGGCCAACATGA
The sequence above is a segment of the Spirochaeta lutea genome. Coding sequences within it:
- a CDS encoding IS256 family transposase; the protein is MAYQSEYTLLEQVIQMLATKEDSKFSKVIEKVVNEAMKLERAKTLQAEPYERTEDRMGYANGFKNKTLALATGKVLLKIPQVRGLEFYPSCIEKGIRSERALKLAIAEMYVKGVSTRRVSDIVEILCGTEVSSSQVSRLAKELDEEATSWRSSPVGQIQYLVLDATYESVRVGSKVVKQSLLMAIGVDYEGKRQILGTEVANSEAEVNWRSFLEGLVRRGLHGLTMITSDDHAGLRAAIDAVFPGILWQRCQFHLQQNARGYVTRKDDVPAVAAEIRKVFNAPDEQNAERYLQSLVEKYEKTQPRLAQWADENLREGLSVFHIPENHRRKLRTSNLAERQMKEIKRRTKVVGVFPNADSLLRLAAAMLIEQNDQWQNEKRYLPESNDRPAFKEIYRKKVA
- a CDS encoding BrnA antitoxin family protein → MKTIHGFSPLTEEQKQRLEKLSKLPDSDIDTSEIKEWSDEDFAEAKQFQEVYRPKKQQITVRIDVDVLMWLKSHGKGYQTLMNDLLRKEMLEEINKGA
- a CDS encoding BrnT family toxin, with protein sequence MIFEWDEKKNEINKSRHHISFEDARYVFADPFAVTRVDYNEEEPRWQIMGHIGTELLVLAVYAMRNRNGEEVIRIISARKATS
- a CDS encoding RHS repeat domain-containing protein, coding for MKLHSTVHKLDADGNAVAGSTLLSVTADSITVIALSGGRNEFYNYTPDGNRTQVSILAVTMESTFYRYYSDSDLIKVAGNTAYHYDENGNLLEKGNVWTESGDTVSITATGEYWKYEYDLLNRLTKVYQYNADSAAVELVVEYGYDVNNLRVYRKTSAGEITHFVFDLDGNRIEEHASTGSDYYVWRNGRHLARRTSDGITYFYSTDHVGSTVLMTDEAGAVVWSGEATPFGDQVSEDGALADSEELKYQGKDYDPLTSLVYMNARWYSPELGRFMSKDPARDGVNWFAFVGNNPLTFVDPTGLADIEADRINGDEFRDTDGDLRSPTYLNERLAEVMDSFVGGVYTLGGEKPSTDMDGGEGIDCSSAPLIAAERISGVGLRDRTADEIANDPDLVLPGKEEIGSMNAFDWKAGIDWSDSIDGPKFIGNGKIDHLTMNAPEAIEIHPSSVSGTITQRNQGALDKLAGSVKNIVFNWRYILGE
- a CDS encoding ATP-binding cassette domain-containing protein, giving the protein MIESITFTRGYPTKLRGIGKKTITLNPRLNVLYGPNGAGKTTILHALARAAGCSQGGWSGTDDQVHLDALAGQKAPSRQITLEEPPYSARILWDGRPVFYQDCYADTGKSLISEDYLERHAYLRSSGEQRIGLVNELINFMDERFLTYKLPRDARPTLLLDEVDNHIGMAAQSVFWDDIISQLCKKYQLVISTHSIFPLLLQRDNSLRRDTIHMLEPRYGDICLEQLGKAIEYYNRQHSDLKSPGAW
- a CDS encoding PAS domain-containing protein, producing MKRSSDMAEYLENQTLTSRLEAYAQGLGQGKNTRSHFDDFQDDLSQAGPYEVNTVIHRIVDQELSKPEPDLLGLKTLVARFIRACGTGLEQSGIPAYPPESPLATLSRDHRTLQSHLARVSAAIKDWATNRGTRAGIPELIQALESALTPLKNHYQTLQNEVFPRLEKTAPDHHRCVQLMWTIQDDVLGWGNEVLGLLKNQGDFHAINTTLGRFILDARSLIYREERILFPVVHQMAGFTWQSPGTTRPATPEPHTAAGWETTGGQSPGPFRTPTGSLTAQQLQAIFKTLPVDITVIDSEDRVQYFSDTPDRVFPRSPGIIGRKVEDCHPPRSMHRVRSIVDDLKSRRKDKVQFWLNAGGTKVLIEYYALRDEEGRYLGTMECSQNIGPIQALSGEKRLEPPGGENLQEDDSPQAPPSHGASSPGEGRSRRPGQPPEAGV
- a CDS encoding MFS transporter translates to MSAYILFLRAYPLHVGFGFLLTFFSSLGQTFLLSLYVPHILAALGISNGLFGTLYALATIGSSLLLMNFGGRIDHAALTPYVYKTLGLLSGAAVLLGLVYHPVLLPLALLGLRFGGQGLMSHISQTVMGRHFSDHRGKALSLSSLGYSVGEMIFPLVITLLIPLVGWRISLVVNALVMLAVMVPLLRLLPMAELDASRLSVQGDSNVPASVELPQKTPSAAPAPSSASRAQWHILGQARFWTMAPSIMMQSLIITAVFFYQLVLAEARGWAPEWYSMVFTGYAVSRFVFGLAGGPLVDRFTARRLFPLHLLPITLGLLILSLSEAPWAAVSFLFLAGVSMGSSGPIKAAVIAEVYGTANLGGIRSVFTAIMVFGTALGPMIFGWFLDAGLGFGPLLLASGVIMVAAIAPAFLVYRRQG